The following are encoded together in the Roseivirga misakiensis genome:
- a CDS encoding LytR/AlgR family response regulator transcription factor, which yields MKVLIVEDESMAAKRLVTLLEKLDSNIEILAKLDSVKRAVAWLKENEADLLFFDIQLADGLSFEILDQVQVNAPIIFTTAFDEYAIQAFKLNSVDYLLKPIDPEELEHALNKYEERFKSEESPQVNMTLIEQAVQMMTKKYKERFVVKIGEHIRTLPVSETAFFFSQEKATYLQTTENKRFIIDYTMEQVEQLVDPERFFRINRKYLVSLDAVNDIVTYSNSRLRLILNGSDEMDAIVSRDKVQIFKRWLDK from the coding sequence CTTGATTCGAATATTGAAATATTAGCCAAACTAGACTCTGTAAAAAGAGCCGTGGCCTGGTTAAAAGAAAATGAAGCCGATTTACTTTTCTTCGACATTCAACTAGCCGATGGCCTCAGTTTCGAAATTTTAGACCAAGTGCAGGTCAATGCACCCATCATATTTACTACAGCTTTTGACGAATATGCCATTCAAGCCTTTAAACTCAACAGTGTCGACTATCTTCTCAAACCAATTGACCCAGAAGAACTAGAACATGCGCTGAATAAGTATGAAGAGCGATTTAAGTCAGAAGAATCACCGCAGGTGAATATGACGCTCATAGAACAAGCTGTTCAAATGATGACTAAAAAGTATAAAGAACGATTTGTTGTCAAAATAGGGGAACATATTCGTACGCTGCCAGTCTCTGAGACAGCTTTCTTCTTTAGCCAAGAGAAGGCCACATACTTACAAACCACAGAAAACAAACGCTTCATTATCGACTATACCATGGAGCAAGTAGAACAGTTAGTGGATCCAGAACGGTTTTTCCGCATCAATCGAAAGTACCTGGTCTCCCTTGACGCTGTAAATGACATTGTGACCTACTCAAATAGTCGTTTAAGATTAATTCTCAACGGTTCTGATGAAATGGATGCCATTGTGAGTAGAGATAAAGTACAGATTTTTAAACGTTGGTTAGACAAATAG
- a CDS encoding DUF2306 domain-containing protein: MDNLIGSNVGLVHLISALVAVITGVFVLIVRKGTKQHVKIGYVYVASMLVLNVTAFMTYRLFGGFGIFHYAAIASTLTLIGGMIPVIQRKKKGWIYRHFSFMYWSVIGLYAAFASEALTRIPETPFFGMVGIATAGIMLLGTIIFVRFKKTWQQQFASLA, encoded by the coding sequence ATGGACAATTTAATTGGTAGTAACGTAGGATTAGTTCATTTAATTTCAGCTTTAGTGGCCGTGATTACTGGTGTTTTCGTGCTAATCGTGAGAAAAGGCACTAAACAACATGTAAAAATTGGCTATGTCTATGTGGCTTCTATGTTAGTCTTGAATGTTACTGCTTTTATGACTTATCGACTTTTTGGTGGATTTGGCATTTTTCACTACGCAGCTATTGCCAGCACACTCACACTCATTGGCGGCATGATTCCAGTGATACAACGCAAAAAGAAAGGCTGGATTTACAGACACTTCTCATTCATGTACTGGTCGGTTATCGGGCTTTATGCTGCTTTTGCATCTGAAGCATTGACTAGAATTCCAGAAACGCCCTTTTTTGGTATGGTCGGCATCGCAACAGCTGGTATTATGCTTTTAGGCACCATTATTTTTGTTCGCTTTAAAAAAACCTGGCAGCAGCAGTTTGCCAGCTTGGCATAA
- a CDS encoding helix-turn-helix transcriptional regulator, protein MKILPQAFYHSKQITTLMADNQCGIVHKKTNRHTLDNHRLLSSHAITLVLQGALNVHSDDSLPLKVEANQMVLLPAGLYAITDIFAQAAGFEAIVFFFNSTFLDDYLGKSGLMKKSTSDAKRAPYKLDLPTQFGTFAKQTLSIYLDAKADNVLATTKMHEAFNLLIQTDNSELISRFRTLNTSPKKDLDTFMKAHYDKPLAVEDYATLSGRSVSTFRRAFHHQFGTSPKSWLIKQRLEKSRKLLVEEDIPIVYAAQLSGFNDVPHFIKTFQKQYNITPKQYALTQVK, encoded by the coding sequence ATGAAGATACTACCGCAAGCATTTTATCATTCTAAGCAGATTACGACATTAATGGCCGATAATCAGTGCGGTATCGTTCATAAAAAAACGAATAGACATACTTTAGACAATCACCGACTACTCTCATCACATGCCATCACCTTGGTACTTCAAGGTGCCTTAAATGTACATTCGGATGATAGTCTGCCATTAAAAGTAGAGGCGAATCAAATGGTATTGCTACCAGCGGGTCTTTATGCCATCACTGACATATTCGCTCAGGCAGCCGGCTTTGAGGCTATCGTCTTTTTTTTCAACAGCACGTTTTTGGATGACTACTTAGGCAAAAGTGGTTTAATGAAAAAGTCAACTTCTGATGCTAAAAGAGCACCTTATAAACTTGATTTACCGACGCAGTTCGGCACTTTTGCCAAGCAAACCCTTTCTATTTATTTAGATGCTAAAGCCGATAACGTTCTAGCGACCACTAAAATGCATGAAGCATTCAACCTGCTCATCCAAACAGATAACAGTGAGCTCATTAGCAGATTTCGGACATTGAACACAAGCCCAAAAAAGGACTTGGATACATTTATGAAAGCACACTATGATAAGCCTTTGGCTGTTGAAGACTATGCTACACTTTCTGGCAGGAGCGTTTCAACTTTTCGCAGGGCTTTTCACCATCAGTTCGGTACATCCCCCAAATCTTGGTTGATTAAGCAACGCCTTGAAAAATCGCGCAAATTACTCGTAGAAGAAGATATACCTATAGTCTATGCAGCGCAGCTATCTGGTTTTAACGATGTTCCCCACTTCATTAAAACATTCCAGAAGCAGTATAACATAACTCCCAAACAGTATGCCCTAACCCAAGTGAAGTAA
- a CDS encoding NAD(P)-dependent oxidoreductase, which produces MKIGFIGLGIMGSRMATNLIKSGFELVLYNRTKSKAQDLLQKGAEFVESPEALAKSVDIVFTMLSTPGVVQEVSDKILPNLKHDSWWVDMSTVNPSFSRALSKKALMAKVNFVDAPVAGSKAPAENGELLFLVGGKQEELQALAPYFDSMGRKSIFLDEVGNGANLKMLINLLLAQSMTAFSEAMALGKEMGLPSNQLLDILTVTPVTAPFIGGLKTRLANDNFETNFPLKWIHKDIMLALDTASELKVKMASLEQTETLYKAAIENGFGELDFSAIYKSINA; this is translated from the coding sequence ATGAAAATTGGATTTATCGGACTCGGAATTATGGGTAGCAGAATGGCTACCAACTTAATCAAATCAGGCTTCGAACTTGTGTTATACAACCGCACAAAGTCGAAGGCGCAGGACTTGTTACAAAAAGGCGCTGAATTCGTCGAAAGTCCTGAGGCGCTAGCCAAATCTGTAGATATTGTTTTTACGATGCTTTCCACACCAGGAGTTGTACAAGAAGTCTCAGATAAAATTCTACCCAATTTGAAGCATGATTCATGGTGGGTAGATATGAGTACTGTGAATCCATCATTTAGTAGAGCATTATCCAAAAAGGCGCTTATGGCGAAAGTGAATTTTGTCGATGCTCCAGTGGCGGGTAGTAAGGCTCCTGCTGAAAATGGTGAGCTCCTTTTCCTCGTAGGTGGAAAACAAGAAGAGCTTCAAGCTTTGGCTCCATACTTTGACAGTATGGGCAGAAAGTCCATCTTTTTGGATGAAGTTGGCAACGGGGCAAACTTAAAAATGCTCATCAATTTGTTACTAGCCCAATCAATGACTGCTTTTTCAGAAGCAATGGCCCTTGGTAAAGAAATGGGCTTACCTTCTAATCAGTTGCTGGATATCTTAACTGTAACGCCTGTGACGGCACCTTTCATTGGAGGTTTAAAAACAAGACTTGCAAATGACAACTTCGAAACGAATTTCCCTCTAAAGTGGATTCATAAAGACATAATGCTGGCTCTTGATACTGCCAGTGAACTGAAAGTAAAAATGGCAAGCTTGGAGCAAACTGAAACGCTATATAAAGCGGCTATAGAAAATGGTTTTGGGGAACTTGACTTCTCTGCGATCTATAAATCGATTAATGCTTAA
- a CDS encoding M1 family metallopeptidase, whose product MKRLCLITLAMTFMGVGAFAQVVNSNHGKRFEQLERMLRDPSVYRSASGAPGPQYWQQKADYKIEATLDDENQRLTGAETITYYNNSPDPLEYLWIALDENVRKPDNDSYKFEPSRIRPRMTYDQLDALDGHDNDWGFHIMEVKDAKGADMKYTINQTMMRVDLKSTLKPGSKIELNIKWWYNTTPRAISGARGGHEYFPEDGNYIYTMTGWFPRMAVYSDFQGWNNKQFTGRGEFALTFGDYDVKMTVPADHVVGSTGVLSNAKSVLTSEQQKRWEQAKKELVEPVKIVTLEEAKENEKNKASGTKTWHYKADDVRDFAWTSSRKFVWDAMAVEIEGRSDKPMAMSYYAKEAYGIYERYSTKAVAHTLRTYSRFTIPYPYPVAISVEASNGMEYPMICFNYGRTLPDGTYAESTKYGAIGVIIHEVGHNFFPMIVNSDERQWTWMDEGLNTFMQYLTEQEFDPNYPHRRGPAHKIAPYMALPKTQLEPIMTNSENIIGFGNNQYAKAAAGLNILRETIMGRELFDFAFKEYARRWAFKHPTPDDLFRTLEDASAVDIDWFIKGWYFTIDNVDIAIDDVKWYQLSTKNPEIEYPILKERAKQSQSDLAANRNRAEGRKFYVEEDERLQDFYYSYDQFEVTDAAKAAYQRFDATLSDEERAILGDKANFYEIEFSNVGGLVMPIIIEWTFADGTKEVDRIPAYIWRKNEEKVTKAFMKKKEVVQIKLDPDRETADTDVSNNYFPRVNKPSRFELFKSRGGAARGQSSGSNPMQRAGGR is encoded by the coding sequence ATGAAGAGACTTTGTCTTATTACACTGGCTATGACATTTATGGGTGTCGGTGCTTTTGCTCAAGTGGTAAACAGCAACCACGGTAAGCGTTTTGAACAGCTTGAGCGCATGCTGCGTGATCCGAGTGTATACAGATCTGCCTCTGGAGCACCAGGACCACAGTACTGGCAGCAAAAAGCAGATTATAAAATTGAGGCAACCTTAGATGATGAAAATCAGAGGTTGACTGGTGCTGAAACCATTACCTATTACAATAACTCACCAGATCCACTGGAATACCTTTGGATTGCTTTGGATGAGAACGTAAGAAAACCTGATAACGATTCTTATAAGTTTGAACCGAGTCGTATTCGTCCACGAATGACCTACGATCAACTCGACGCCTTAGATGGGCATGATAATGATTGGGGTTTCCATATTATGGAAGTGAAAGACGCCAAAGGAGCCGATATGAAATACACCATCAACCAAACAATGATGCGTGTAGATTTAAAATCCACTTTAAAGCCTGGGTCAAAGATTGAATTGAACATCAAATGGTGGTACAATACAACTCCTAGAGCTATTTCTGGTGCACGTGGAGGCCATGAATATTTCCCAGAAGATGGTAATTATATCTACACTATGACAGGTTGGTTCCCTAGAATGGCAGTTTACTCTGATTTCCAAGGTTGGAACAACAAACAATTCACAGGAAGAGGCGAATTTGCTTTAACTTTTGGTGATTATGATGTGAAAATGACTGTACCTGCCGATCACGTCGTAGGATCGACAGGAGTATTAAGCAATGCTAAGTCAGTGCTAACCTCAGAACAACAAAAACGATGGGAACAAGCAAAAAAAGAACTTGTTGAACCTGTTAAAATTGTGACATTAGAAGAGGCGAAGGAAAACGAAAAGAACAAAGCTTCTGGCACAAAAACATGGCACTACAAAGCAGATGACGTTCGTGACTTTGCGTGGACTTCCTCAAGAAAGTTTGTTTGGGACGCTATGGCAGTGGAGATAGAAGGAAGAAGTGATAAGCCAATGGCCATGTCTTACTATGCAAAAGAGGCCTATGGAATTTATGAAAGATATTCTACTAAGGCTGTAGCCCATACGCTTCGTACCTATTCACGTTTTACAATCCCTTATCCATACCCAGTTGCTATTTCAGTAGAGGCATCTAATGGAATGGAATACCCGATGATTTGCTTCAACTACGGTAGAACCCTACCTGATGGTACTTATGCTGAGTCTACAAAATATGGTGCTATCGGCGTAATCATTCATGAAGTGGGACACAACTTCTTCCCGATGATCGTGAACTCAGATGAGCGCCAGTGGACATGGATGGATGAAGGCTTGAATACGTTTATGCAGTATCTTACTGAGCAAGAGTTTGATCCAAATTATCCGCATAGAAGAGGACCAGCGCATAAAATCGCACCTTATATGGCCTTACCAAAAACGCAGTTAGAGCCAATAATGACCAATTCAGAAAATATTATTGGTTTTGGTAATAACCAATATGCAAAAGCCGCAGCTGGACTGAATATACTTCGTGAAACGATTATGGGAAGAGAGCTTTTCGATTTTGCGTTTAAAGAATATGCGAGAAGGTGGGCCTTCAAACACCCAACGCCAGACGATCTTTTCAGAACTTTGGAAGATGCTTCAGCGGTAGATATTGACTGGTTCATCAAAGGATGGTACTTCACGATCGACAATGTGGATATCGCAATTGATGATGTAAAATGGTACCAGTTGAGTACTAAAAACCCAGAGATAGAATATCCAATTTTGAAAGAACGTGCTAAGCAATCTCAAAGTGACTTAGCCGCGAATAGAAATAGAGCAGAGGGACGTAAATTCTATGTGGAGGAAGATGAAAGACTACAGGATTTCTATTACTCTTATGATCAATTTGAAGTTACCGACGCTGCCAAAGCTGCTTATCAAAGGTTTGATGCTACGCTTAGTGATGAAGAGCGAGCAATCTTAGGAGACAAGGCTAACTTCTACGAGATAGAATTCTCTAATGTTGGTGGTTTGGTTATGCCGATCATTATCGAATGGACATTTGCTGATGGCACCAAGGAAGTGGATAGAATTCCTGCTTACATCTGGAGAAAGAATGAAGAAAAGGTCACTAAAGCCTTTATGAAGAAAAAAGAAGTAGTACAGATCAAACTAGATCCGGATAGAGAAACAGCAGATACAGATGTTTCGAATAACTACTTCCCAAGAGTGAACAAGCCTTCTAGGTTTGAACTATTCAAGAGCAGAGGTGGAGCGGCTAGAGGCCAATCTTCTGGTTCTAACCCAATGCAAAGAGCTGGCGGTAGATAA
- a CDS encoding HupE/UreJ family protein codes for MSQFGMYFDIGRAHILDWQAYDHILFVVALCAIYLLQDWKKVLILVTAFTIGHSITLALSTLEIVKVRSDIIEFLIPVTIFITALSNLLRKQSALTPSNLNMNYFFGMFFGLIHGLGFSNYLKSILGKEDSLVTPLLSFNLGLELGQIIIVLVFMIISFVFVNLFNVARRDWNLVISSAVGGIALTMMMETKFW; via the coding sequence ATGAGCCAGTTTGGCATGTATTTCGACATTGGACGAGCCCATATTTTAGACTGGCAGGCCTATGATCACATTTTGTTTGTGGTTGCATTGTGCGCGATCTACCTACTCCAAGATTGGAAGAAGGTTTTAATTCTAGTGACCGCTTTTACGATTGGTCATTCTATTACCCTGGCCTTAAGCACCCTAGAGATTGTAAAAGTCAGGTCGGACATTATCGAATTCTTAATTCCTGTGACCATTTTTATTACTGCGCTTTCAAACCTTTTAAGAAAACAGAGTGCGCTTACACCCTCGAATTTGAACATGAATTACTTTTTCGGGATGTTCTTTGGCCTGATTCATGGTTTGGGGTTCTCGAATTATTTAAAAAGTATTTTGGGGAAAGAGGATAGTCTTGTGACACCGCTTTTATCCTTTAATCTGGGCTTAGAACTGGGTCAGATTATCATAGTATTGGTATTTATGATTATCTCCTTTGTCTTTGTGAACCTCTTTAATGTGGCGCGAAGAGATTGGAACTTAGTAATTTCATCGGCAGTTGGGGGAATCGCCCTAACCATGATGATGGAAACGAAATTTTGGTAA
- a CDS encoding DUF6702 family protein: MQLNLIYSVLFSAYLFWHPFHVSVTDIEHDVKSKSVQVSHRIFLDDLEVGLKKFHKIDRIDTYKPSDEQVLDSLIGNYIKTKVSFLINGSKKEITYLGSELEGDGRWCYYEILDVEKVDEVEVTNVALMEVFDDQQNIVHFKSKGKLKSYKLDKDTKFINFKFDE, translated from the coding sequence ATGCAGCTAAACCTTATTTATTCGGTTTTATTTAGTGCTTATCTGTTTTGGCACCCTTTTCACGTTAGTGTTACGGATATAGAACACGATGTTAAGAGTAAGTCGGTACAAGTGAGTCACCGTATATTTCTGGATGACCTAGAAGTTGGGTTAAAGAAGTTTCATAAAATCGATCGAATCGATACTTATAAGCCGTCTGATGAACAGGTTTTGGATAGCCTGATCGGAAATTATATCAAGACGAAGGTGTCTTTTTTAATCAACGGTTCTAAAAAGGAGATCACTTATTTGGGCTCAGAATTGGAAGGCGATGGCCGCTGGTGCTACTACGAAATATTAGATGTGGAAAAGGTAGATGAAGTTGAAGTAACCAATGTAGCGCTTATGGAAGTATTCGACGATCAACAAAACATCGTTCATTTTAAATCAAAAGGAAAGCTTAAGAGTTATAAGCTTGACAAAGACACCAAGTTTATCAATTTCAAATTCGACGAGTGA
- a CDS encoding DUF3298 and DUF4163 domain-containing protein has translation MKPYLLTFLAALSLSSCDFGSKSEQNLPIEVPDAIPSYVDYEVERLVGQKGPCATDSLSSQCLEYSVEYPKINGKVPAAVIEKINENIKFNIFEYAFISDKPDSFESLISELSTAYEDVLKDLPEYKASWSMEVNSDIIYQDSAFISVASTIYSYTGGAHPNAYQVYRSYDLATGDPIQLSDILSVGYERELNDAAEIEFRMLKEIPPSQALKVKGYYFENGKFELNDNFAIINKSLIFYFNPFEIAPYAVGPTELELKLTDYVKLIKDTGVLHAYKN, from the coding sequence GTGAAACCCTACCTCCTTACTTTCCTAGCAGCACTTTCACTTTCCTCTTGCGATTTTGGTTCTAAATCAGAGCAAAATCTACCGATCGAAGTGCCCGATGCCATTCCAAGTTATGTTGATTATGAGGTGGAGCGCCTCGTTGGGCAAAAGGGACCATGTGCAACGGATAGCCTATCCAGTCAGTGCCTTGAGTATAGCGTCGAGTACCCAAAAATCAATGGAAAAGTTCCTGCAGCGGTGATTGAAAAAATCAACGAGAACATAAAGTTCAACATTTTTGAATACGCTTTTATCTCTGATAAACCCGATAGCTTCGAAAGCTTAATTAGTGAATTATCGACGGCCTATGAAGATGTATTGAAGGATTTGCCCGAATACAAAGCTTCTTGGTCAATGGAAGTAAATTCGGACATTATCTACCAAGACTCCGCTTTCATTAGCGTAGCATCCACCATATATTCCTATACTGGAGGGGCCCACCCGAACGCCTATCAGGTCTATAGAAGTTACGACTTAGCCACTGGCGATCCTATACAACTTAGCGATATACTCAGCGTTGGTTATGAAAGGGAATTGAATGATGCAGCTGAAATTGAGTTCAGAATGTTAAAAGAAATACCTCCTTCACAAGCATTGAAGGTAAAAGGCTACTACTTCGAAAATGGAAAGTTTGAACTGAACGACAACTTCGCCATTATCAATAAGAGTTTAATATTTTATTTCAACCCATTCGAAATCGCCCCATATGCCGTTGGGCCAACAGAATTAGAATTGAAGTTGACGGATTATGTCAAATTAATTAAAGACACAGGAGTTCTCCATGCTTACAAGAATTAG
- a CDS encoding YceI family protein, with amino-acid sequence MLTRISTILILVCLTSFGYAQSDKTEVTFFIKNAGLTVDGTFDEITVTQKFSIENLETSRFEVSIPTKSINTGNKARDKHLRKAKYFDVENHPNLTFKSTSIKKTAEGYSMLGDLKIKGTKREVQIDFTIDQSNPTWFFVGGLELDRRDYKVGKNHLILGDNVRIEIKLPYTSN; translated from the coding sequence ATGCTTACAAGAATTAGTACCATACTTATACTCGTATGCTTAACCTCTTTTGGTTATGCACAATCCGATAAGACCGAAGTAACCTTCTTCATTAAAAATGCTGGATTAACCGTTGATGGCACTTTTGATGAGATTACCGTCACACAAAAGTTTAGTATAGAGAACCTTGAAACATCGCGTTTTGAAGTCAGTATTCCTACTAAATCCATCAACACAGGAAATAAGGCGCGGGACAAACATCTCAGAAAAGCCAAATACTTTGACGTAGAAAATCATCCAAATCTTACATTTAAATCAACCAGCATTAAAAAAACCGCCGAGGGTTACAGCATGTTGGGCGATTTGAAGATCAAAGGAACTAAACGGGAGGTACAGATTGACTTCACCATTGACCAAAGTAATCCTACTTGGTTTTTCGTTGGTGGATTGGAGCTTGACAGAAGAGATTATAAAGTGGGTAAAAACCACCTAATACTTGGCGATAATGTCAGGATAGAAATAAAACTACCCTACACTTCAAATTGA
- a CDS encoding 2'-5' RNA ligase family protein — MKPNQRRYFIALIPPDPLQSETQRIKESFYQVYASKGALRSPAHITLHMPFLWRDDKEERLFNLLVHATKETEFTLTLNGFGCFPPRSIFINAEKSQELIDFQKRLTNYTKRAMNLFNSTHNKGFHPHMTVAFRDLKKDKFAAAWEEFQSKNFRAEFLVNSFWLLKHDGKVWVPYREFQFEV, encoded by the coding sequence GTGAAGCCGAATCAACGCCGATACTTTATCGCACTCATCCCACCCGATCCACTCCAAAGTGAAACCCAAAGGATAAAAGAATCTTTCTACCAAGTTTATGCTAGTAAAGGTGCTTTAAGGTCTCCTGCACACATCACACTACATATGCCATTTCTCTGGAGAGATGATAAAGAGGAGAGGTTATTCAATTTGCTTGTGCATGCAACTAAAGAGACTGAATTTACCCTCACGCTAAATGGATTTGGCTGTTTTCCACCCAGATCAATCTTTATTAATGCTGAGAAATCACAAGAGTTAATTGACTTTCAGAAGCGTCTAACGAATTATACGAAAAGAGCGATGAACCTCTTCAACTCTACCCATAATAAGGGCTTTCATCCCCATATGACGGTCGCCTTTAGAGATTTAAAGAAAGACAAATTTGCTGCTGCCTGGGAGGAGTTCCAGTCAAAGAATTTTCGCGCCGAGTTTTTAGTCAACTCTTTTTGGTTGTTAAAGCACGATGGAAAAGTTTGGGTGCCCTATCGAGAGTTTCAATTTGAAGTGTAG